In Heliangelus exortis chromosome 3, bHelExo1.hap1, whole genome shotgun sequence, the genomic stretch CTGCATCCCTCTGTGATAATCTGTCTCGCCCGCTTCCTTTTGGGGACACCCCTTCTCACGGTCAGCTAATCTCCAGTGCTTGCCTGTCTCTTTCCAGACCCTGGCCTTCAGCAGAGAACCCCACTGCTTGTCTTTTCTGGGCAAGCATCTCCACAAAGGCCATCCCACTCTACCCTTAGAAAAGACCTCTCTCCCCCAGCTTCCTTGGAGAAGTGTCTGGGCACAAAGTCCCCACCATCACCAATGGAATAGGCAGCCTCTTGGGAGCTTCATCTGACATAAACCCCATATCCAAACAGACAGGAATGGTCACTATCCCAGGGATGCAGTGGGAGCTGACAGGGAAGGCACATTTGTAATGGAGCAAGAAGAAACTGGGAGTGCCCTGCCTTCAGCTTCCCCATTCCCTCTGCAACAAGTGGCAGCTCCTAGGGGCTGCACGCAAAATGAGAGAATTCCTCCTAAGCACTGTCTCAAGCTGTTAAATTTTCCCATTTATCCTGTCAATAACAGAACGCTAACCATAACCATAACCATGGAGCAGGGGAGAACATGACCTTCCAGCAGCCACTGAGGtaggtggtgggttttttgccattccctcctctgagGGAATCATCCCACCAGCCTGCAGCCATCCATCAAGAAACGGGCCTGCAAGAAGTGCTTCCTACAAAGGAAATCACATCTGATTTCCTTGCAGGATGGATGCAGCACAAGGAAAAGTCTCCCGTTTGGAGAGAGCTCAGTCTCGGGTGGATCCCAAAGAAGGATGCAGCAAGGTGGACCCAGGAAACCCATCAGTGCCTCCCAGGACACTGCTGCCTCACTGCTCAAGAAGGCTTTGGtatgtccagagcagagcaggagccagcCTGGGAGCTGTGAACAAACAGGTCTCATCCCCTGTGTCAAAACAAAAGAGAACCTGGAATACAAGGTTGGCTTGAAGGAAAATAGAGAAAGCCAGGACAACCTACATCAGTCTGGGCTGCTGAGAAGGTGCCACCCACGTGCTCCTGCCTGtgtgggctctgctgccagagcagtgctgggccAGTCAGGATCTGACCGTCTCATGATGGTGGGGCTGAATTCAGTGGGAGGGGTGGGAACAGGCTAAGGGCTCATCCACGAGCTGGGCCCTTTCCCTTCAGAGAGATGCTGCAAGAGGCTGTGCCTGGAATTCACCAATTGCAGAGCTGTCACCATGGGCTGGGGATTTCTGCCAAGGCTGCATTCCTTGATTGGGAAAGATGGGTAAAAACTGCAGGAGACACTCTATGGGATATGCTTAGCTTAGCTGTCTGTATGTCTGCTTGTTAAGCTCCAAGGTTAAGGATTTAGTTCCACATATCAGTTTACTTAGAAATAAAGCATCGCTTCACATTCTAATCTCAAGTATGGTGCAGTGTCTTGCCCACTTCCTCTGGTGCTCTCTCCCCATGACCTCTTCCCCAGCAAAACACTGGAAAGTTATTAGCAAgtattctgtgaaatatttaatatccAAAGAGCATCCCTCTGTGCATCCCATGAGGAACTCCATAGCCCTTATGGTCAggacaagaaaaacaaggatTGTTTGCAGGCCCTCGGGTCCTACTGGGAGAGACACTTCAAGGCTGGAATTGCTGCCAAACAGAAACCTCACAAGAAAGAACCTCACAAGAAAGCAACCCTTTAGATGAGTTATAAACCAGGCTAGATGGGACCAGGCTGTTCCAGCTTGGGGTGGACCTCACTTCTGCTGTGCCCACAGCCTttgcacagaaacaaaataccCTGTACAAGTGTcatttgaaaatatatattccAGCTCTGTGGCAGCAGAAGCCATCTTACTCTTCTATTCTCAAAAGCATATACACTGAGGACACCTCAGCTCCTTCTCTCTGCAGGAAGGGCATGACAGGTATGCCAAGTGGCTTGCTTATgatttgtttataaaaaaacacaaaagtgtTTATGTGTTTATTGGTGTTGGGGGACTTTAAAAGGTTGCGGAATGTTTTGTAAAGCAAGACCACAGAGCTGTCAAGTGGCATAAAAACTTTCACTAAATATGCATTAAAAtacagaccttttttttttaacttcaaatATTTCAGCCTGCTACTGGGATgagctttgaaaaaaagaaaaaaaaaagaagaaaaaagaaaaaaaaaaaaaaagtggtctgTGGGTATTTATCCGCAGATGGCAGGGTAAATCAgcaccctgcagctctgcacagagcTTCCCTGGCCCCAGGATCCGAGCTGTGCTCACCGCGCCTGCTAAAGCCCCTCAACCTTGATGAGAGCCCGGGCAGCCCCACGCCCCGGGATCAGCTCGGCTCCTGCAGCCGGGGAGGAGGGACGCGGGCTGCCGGCCCGCTCCGGGGAGCCACTAGAGGGCCCGGCCGGCTCGCCAGAAGATCCGGGGCCGGGCAAAACCTCCCGAGGGACCGTCTCCCCGCTCCCCGGCAAGGAGTGGCGATGAATATCGCCAAAAGACGAGGGAAGCCGCTCGTAGAAAAGGCGCTCAGGCCAAAACATGGGCTCCCCGCGAACATCCCAGAACAAATCTAAGCACGGGATAAAAAAGGCAGTGAACGATGCCCAAGCAGTCAGACGGTACCCTGGGATGTAGGCAAAGCCCACCCGACGCGGGGATGCCATTCACGCTTATCACTGTGACCGGCACGCTCAGTCTCTTTACCCTCCTGCTCGGTCAGTCCTGAGCATGGAAACTTCCTCCTGGAAGCTGACTCCACTTGGATAGACTGGAAGGCTGACATCAGCCAGGCAGgtgtcagctctgctgctgtgccagcaggcAGAGGACAGGGAAACAGGCTGGGGGCTTAACAGCAGTGCCCACAGGGTTCAGGGGGATTCAGAGCAGCAGACCCTGAGTCCATGAGCCCATGAAAAACAGCAAGGGAAAcgctgccagcagcagctgattcTGCTCTCCCACTGAACTGGGCAGCACAGAGGCTTAGGCCCCACCAGTTCACAGAGAAGTCTTCTAAGGCGGACAGTGCTGTTACTTAAAAGTTGAGACTAAATTTGAATTTGATGTTACCTTACCTGCGTTACCTGGAGCAATGGAGTATGAGAGGACCAAGGGCTCACCTTTTCCACAGGCAAAGTGGATTCCATACATCTGCCAGGAGTAACCAGTTAGTGTGGTATAgctcagcactgcagtgctCAGACACTTCCTCACTTGGGCAAGGCATGATTAAGGTGAAGAGCTTGCCCAGCATGACAGGGAGGAGAGGTTGATGGACAAAGCTCAGCCAGCTGCTACTGCCACTAGACCTGTGAAGAGCCACCTGGTGCCTGTAGCTGACCAGACTACTACTGGCTGCCTCCCCTGCACCCTCTTCACAAACAGTTGTTCATAGGAGTGCTGTGCCCTGATGTCCCTTTACCTGACATGGGCAGTTTCCCTGTTTAGCTCATAAGAAGGCAGCTGTTTGGCTCCTGGACCACAGCTGGCCCTAAAAGCAATGCAGTAGCATTTGCCCACTAACGTGCAAATGTCTGAAAACCAGTCCAAAAGGAAGGGTTTTTTCTGTGGACCTTTCAGTTGGAATGCAGCTCTTGTGTTACTTGGGGAACACAACTCCTCAAGGTTGGGATGGAGAGGACAGGCTGCATCTCAAATCTACCCAGATCACCACCCTGTCCTACCTCTGCTTCCCCATCTCCAGCACATCCTGTTCAACCACACACCACCAAAGCTGAAGGCCATCATGTAGGTCAATCCTGATTCCTCCTAAAGACCTCTCTTAAGCAAAGATGTGGAAACTAATCCTTTTACTGAAGGTGCCCAAGGCACAAATCATTATGTATCTCTCCTACCCTACTACATGTGAATCAATTTTATAGACCCCAGTGTCACTGGGCCAAAGAGAGCACTTTGTGTCCTGTTTCTGTGTGACTGAGAATGgcagaaataggaaaaagagagcaaaaccAGCATAAAGCAAAAAGGATTTTCATGTTCTGATTTTAATGATTAGAGACCAAATTCACAACACCAGGGCAGTAAGCATGAAGGAGCATTGCCCCAAAGCACTGCAGAAGTTCTGTGAAATGGATCAACATTATTTTGGAGAGAAACAGGgtatttcagcatttaaaatacttgtttgtGTTTCTTAAATGAGAGACTCTTGATGAGACAATTTATTCACACTTTACCATTTTCCAGAAAAGGACCAAGGAACAGCTACTGTATGAAAGCATATAACCAGGATGTCCAGAAACCTTTTCTAGCTTTCATACAAAGCTGCGGGCAATGGCCAATACTTTGGAGAACTCTCCTTCTCTCTGCCGCAGGATATAGGGTATTGGTGTTTTTATTCGAGTCCCTACTGGATTTCCATTGTCTTCTATGAGTACCACATTGTTGGAATCAAACCTAGGTGTCATGGGGGGACCAGGCATCTTGTGCCCTACAATCAAagccttcttcttttctcctttgataGCCAGAAGGATTTTATCTCCTACTTTGCCAACTCCAGTCTTGTTATACACATGGATACATTTTGGTGGTCGATGGTAGGGAGTGTTCCCCAAGCTGCTGTTGTCCACCACTCGCACACGGGTGAGTTTCTGTATCGCTCGGCTTGTCCCAGTGGTGCTGgcaaaagacaagaaagaatgagagagagatcTTGTCAATAAACGTCAGGAAGCCAGGGCAAACCCAGCACAGGATCTTGTCATTACAGAAACCACTCGGAGGGCGCCAGCAACAAATACATACCACATGGGTGACACACTGACTGCATTCAATGTGCTCTTTGAAAGCCAGATGCTACTTTGGGCTTTGCACACTCCACCAAATGTCAAACAGAAAAAGACCATTCTACTCCAAACCATGACTACAAGATGGCACGAAGAGTGGCTTGCATTTAACTGAACTTTTTAGCAACTGCAGATTATTCCATTCAGCTTCAATTTACATGCAAAACAATGTGCTTGCTTCTGCCACAAGCAGCCTACAGGAAGCTAAGACTCAAATCACACTCTTTCAATCCTGCACCCAGTCCCCAGTAATAAGGACTTCTCTTCTAATAATAAGGACTTCTCTTCAATAGTAAGGACTTCTTCTAATAagggcttttcctttccttccttcatttctACCATAGCCTTCAAGCAAAACTCTACCATATCCAAAGCAGGCCCAGCACAAAGCAAATTCTCTCACTGAGACTGTCCTACAGTAGCACACCTCACCTCTGCAAACTGTCAGCATATATATATCCTTTAAATGTCTACTGAACAATGCTCTCACACAGCCCATTACCTGAGACAGCCAGTAACACTTAGATAACTACTCAAGATAGCACCTGGAACTATGACACAATCTAGCCCTGAGCATTGTCTTAATCCCCTTTCTAGACCAAAGTCATGGGAATGACTATACTCACCCTATAAACTGAATCCCTGACCCTTTAAAGAGTTATATGGGAGAGATTCCCCATACCTTCACCAAGTGTACTGTGGGATTAGACTCTAAGCTTTGTGCAAGGCATTTTAAAACATGAGGCCCATTAATTTAAGAAGCTTTAAATGCCTTAAGCCTGGAACAAGGacctaaagaaaaataacaaaatggaCACTGTTAAGGTGCAAGGcaataatttttcagtgttctccTCTTGCCtttaacagttggacttgatctgaaatgtcttttccaaccaataTGATTCAATTACTCTAAATAACTGGAACTATAAACTCTGGAATGATTTTAAACATGTAATTGGTTTTGTATCAGCAGGGGACTTGGCTGAGAAACACAGGCATTTCCAATTTCTGCTTGCAGGCCCCTGCATCACTCTCAAAGGTTTGAAAGCCCTCTTACAAGCATACAAAAATGCAAAGTTCAGACCACACTCAGACTGCTGGGAACCTGCATCTGTTCTTGTGTTTGGGATCACTTTATAAGCTGTCAAGAGACAACAATGAGGTTTTGTTATATTATATTATCCTTTTTGAATGAGAAATACTGTTATCCTATGCTTGACATAGTTCACAGCATCTCTTTGAACCAGGAAATtctcccaaggaaaaaaaaaagcaaaattaggATTTTAGAATTACCTGAAAAGTCGCTGGATCACTGCACTGCTCAGGTGGCTTAAGGATAAACCCAGTCGCCTGTTCAAGAGAGCCATTTGGATTCTGGAAACCTGCCCTGTGTAAGAAAGAAGACAATTATGAACTCTGGATACTGGACACTATTTGtttcacttcctttttcttccatgaataCCTCAGCACCTCTTTAGATGCTGCAATCCACAGCACACACTGCAAACAGCATCTGCAGCATGATACAAAGCAGATCAACAAACATTGGCTGAATTCAGCAGGCTGTACAGTTCAGATGTGTGTACTACAAAGGTGGATTCAGTATCACTTCACTGCAGTTTCCTGTGCATAGAGGTAAGGCCCTTTCCATGTGCactgtgaaatgaaaagcaggttTGAGAATTTTGGATGTGAACCAATTTAGAGGCAGCAGTTACCAGCAAAAACCACCACGGTTACTTGTAAAAGCTACCAGTGATACCtataaaaccaagcaaaaagcCAGAGAGACTCAGAAGACTGGAATCAGATCTTCAAGAAAATTTCCCAGACAGGAAACAAGACAAAGCTCCTCTGGCTAGGGCTTGCTCCCTCTTAGCACATACAAGGTGTTTAGCAGGCTGTGTTTCATGACCAGAACCACACCTTTGCCaatctacacacacacacatacacactcCCAAGATTAAACAGTTCATTGTAACTTTATGGTGTATGCTCAATCCAAACCAGAACACTATCCTGAGTATGGTAGACCTGA encodes the following:
- the MRPL14 gene encoding large ribosomal subunit protein uL14m, whose product is MRRGWRGCVPFGGQVSRIQMALLNRRLGLSLSHLSSAVIQRLFSTTGTSRAIQKLTRVRVVDNSSLGNTPYHRPPKCIHVYNKTGVGKVGDKILLAIKGEKKKALIVGHKMPGPPMTPRFDSNNVVLIEDNGNPVGTRIKTPIPYILRQREGEFSKVLAIARSFV